ATCGGCGTCATGTGTTAAACCAGTATCTTTAAATAAAAAATATGTGTTTGAATATAACACACCACTAATTAATCAAGCCTACGCATTTGATGCATCGAGATCATTCGGTTCATATTCTAGTGGTCAGACATGACAGTATACAGGGGGAGAATTAATTAGAGTTCAACCACTAAATGAAATAGAAATATTTAATGAAATAGTAGGCAATGAACCTAAAATTTTCGTCCAAAAACCTACTTTTTCAAGATATCGTCTTGAATTAGCTAAGGCATTAGTTTTAACTGATAAAAATGGAGAAGTTAATGTTTTTGATAGTGACGATGTTGGTCCTGAACCAGCACCAGATTCAACATCACCTGAGGGTAGAAAATACTACCGTGATGCAACAGTTCAATTAACATCAACTAACGAACGATCAGTTAACAGTCTTAAATTTACTGAAAAACTAAAAACCGCAAAGAAGTTTCAAATTGTGCTAAAAGATGATTTAAATTGAGTAAATAGTAAAGGTGAAAAAACAAAATATCAAATAGTTGCAAAAGACTTCTGATACTCATGACTTAGAACATATTCATTAAATGATGAATTTAGAAACAATCCAGGAAAAGGTGGAGGTTCAAAAGAACTTGATGATTTAGTTCGTGGAAAATTATTTGAACCAAATAGTAGAATATATTCATCAGATGAATCATTTAGTAATGATTATCTATATACCTTGTTTGGTATTAAAGTTGATAGCTTTTTTGAAAAAGAAAAGTTTATTCAAAAGATTGCTGATCAAGCAGATACATATAAAGGTAAAGAATCAATTACTTTTGAAGGAATGGAAGATAAAGAAACACAATTCTCAAGTTTCTTTGACAAATTAATTATTGATGGAGACTATACCTTTATGCCAGCTCCTTCACAATATATTGATGATCTTAACAACACAAAGTCACAATTTATAACTAACTTTACTGGTGTTAAAGTTTCACCTGCTGATGAAGTCAAAATTAGAGAAGAGATCGAAAAATTAGACCATAGTAAACTTGCTTATTTTGCTGGAATTTACTGATATGGAATCTCACAAGAATCAACATTGTATGCTGGACCATATTATTTAAGTGAAGCTCAAAATTCACGTCAAATAATGAAAAAAAATACTCACTATTGAGAAAAATCATGAGTAGAGGCTGATGATACAATTGAAGAGATTGTTTATCTATACCAATCATCACCAATTGAACCAAAATTATTCTCAGATACATCATATCACAAATATATTCAAGGAACAGTATCTGATATTGCTTATTCAACATTATCAACTAGTCAAAAGGGTGAAATTGCTAGAAATCCTAAGAAATTTGGGTTAAGACAAATCAGAAGAAAAAATGATAAAGCTCCATATTATAGAATGGTTGCAACTCCTTTTGTTAACTCGGGATTAACCACTTATGGATTTAATGACGCATATGCTAAAATGATGTGAGGAAAAACTGTTCAACAAATTAGAGAAGGCGAAACCGATGCTAAAACATTTATTTCCGGAACAGGATTGAGCTTTAGAACAATTTTAAATGCAGCAATTAACTGAGATACCTATGCTTCAAATACAAGTTCAGGTCAAGCACAATCATGAGTTGCTAAAGTGCCTGATGGTGCAAACATTAATGGTAGCGACCAAAGCACGGCCAAAAATAAAACTGCTGAGGATGTTGCGGATATAATTAATGGTTTATCAGCAATTGATGCTGACGGTAAATTAATTGATTTTGGTTCTGATTTAGGAAAATCATTAAGACCTTCAAAAAATGAGGAAGCCGTTAAAGATAAATCGAACACTAGTGATAAACTAAAATCGGCCGGTTTTGAAAAATTAAAAGCCGAAATGAAAAGATTAATTGAAAAATTTGATAAAGATAATCCAACTTTAGCAAACCAAAAATTTCAAATATCATATTTATTTCCATTTGTTGCAGCTCCAGATAACTTGCAAAAAGGTTGAAAAGATGTTATAGATGTTATTAAAGAATTGAACCCAAGAATTGATTTAGAAGTTAAATACTTTAGTGATGCTACAAATCCACAATTTCAAACCTGAAGATTTGATGGTGTTAACGGTTCACAAATTGTGTCATGATCAAATGATTATAATGGAATAGGTAGCTCTTATGATGGTTTATCGTGAGCAGCAGGATTAATTCCGACATTAGTTAAAATTCATAATGATAAAAATGAAAAATTCAAAGCAGCATTTCCAAAAATTGCTGAACTTGCTGAAGCAGTTGTTGAACACGAAAATAAAAACCCAACAAACTTTGCAATTCCATTTCTAGATTTAGATAAAGTCGAAACTAAATGAATTGGTCCAAAATTACCAATTGTAATATCACAATATGAATTTAAGAAAAATGATAAAGGTGTATATGAAGCAGTTAAAGAAGATGGTAAATTAAAAGCTTTTACATCAAAAGATAATAATAAACCAATTACTGAACCATATTCATGATCATCAGTCTTCTGATTACAATTTAACCGTAGCAAAACCAATGAAGAATTAACACAATTAATGCAAGAATTAGCAACATTTATTCCATTTGACTTCAGCTTTGGTATTTCTAAAGGTAGAGATGTCTATGGTAAACAATTAATTAATAGTAGTTACATAGTTCCGAACGCTACAGGTTCAGCTTCATATGTATATCAAGATTGAAGAATTAAAAAAAATTAAGAATTAAGAAAGGTATAAAACATGTTTAGATACATTCGGCAACGGATCTTATTTGCTATTATAACCCTTTTCATTATTTCTTTCTTTGTCTTCATATTGATTGCCGCATTCGGTCCAAATCCGGTGCAGCAATTGGCAGAAAAAGAATTTAATAATCCTAATAACAAGGGTGGAACAATTGAGGCGATTCTCCATCGTCTCGAAGTAGATAATGGACTTAGATATGCAAATGCGGATGGAACGCCAGGGGAAAGAATTCCAATATTTGTAAGATATTTCATTTATATTGGAAATATATTTACTAAAGGTGACTTTGGTTTTGTAATTAACCCAGCTAATAACCCCGACCCATCAAACTACCATACCATGAGTCAATTATTCTTTACTCCATTAAGATATACAATACTAATCACATTGCCAACATTTATTATTAGTACAATTCTTGGGATAACAATTGGAGTTTTTGCGGGATATAAACGTGGAAAATGATTTGATAACGTTTCAAACTTATTTGTTTTATTCTTTATCGCTGTTCCATCATTTATTATTGCCCCTATTGCCATAACAATTTCAATTAAACTTGGTATTTCGGCTGTTGTACCGCGAATCGGCGATCAACCATTTGGTGTAGTATTTTTAGCATACTTGCCACCAATTATTGTCCTTTCATTATCATCATTGGCAGCTTATGTTACATACACAAGAAACCAAGTAATCTCAGTATTGACATCAAACTATGTACTGATTGCTAAAACCAAGGGACTTAACCCAACACAAATTTTCTTTAAATACGTTTTAAGAAATATATCAATACCACTATTTTCATTAACCTTTGGATCATTTATTGGATTACTATCAGGTTCAATTATCATTGAAAAATACTGACAAGTACCAGGAACATCAAGCGTTATCGTTAGTGCCTTCCCAAGTGGAGAAATATTTGTTGTTATGTTCTCAACACTATTCTTTACTTTCATAGCATTAATTGCCGAAATTATCGTTGACGTTTCATTTGTACTATTAGATCCAAAAATTAAATATGCTTCGGCAAGCAGAAAAAACTACTACTTATTCTTCAAAGCTTATTTAGAAAGAAGAAAATTAGCCAAAGATTTCTATAAATTGGAGGCTGCAAAACAATCTGCGAATACAAATCATACGGAAGGAGTTAAATAAAATTATGGATGATCAATTAATTAGAACATTTAACAAAAAATACAAAATTAGTAATACCTTAGCATCCAAATTTATTTTTGTTGCTGAAAAAGACAAACAGCAAACTTCTTCTATTGCTGGGAAACCAAAAAAATTAATTGTTGAAGTTTTAAAAAGATTTTTTAGAAATCCCATTGTATTAATCTCATTATTTGTTTTTATCACAATAATTTTGGTATCACTTATTATTCCTGCTGCATCATCGTTTGTAGCACGAGAAAAAATAACTGGATCAGATTATGTGCGATCACTACCACCATTTTACCAACCAAATGTTGAACTAGTTTTAGACTCTACCAATGATAATACTTTTAGATTTTGACAGAATATCTCTGAGCAAGCGAAGGTCGATCCCCAGTATAAACAATGATTAGACTTTTTTCTTTCATCGTTTAAATATGAACTAGTGCCAGGCTCATCAAGTATTAAAGTTAACTACAACGCCTATTCACTAGTTATTGCGGCACACATTAACCAAGTTATTAATGATGCAAAAAATGCCGGAAGAGTTTTAACTGATGCTGATATTCAAGCAGAATTCGCTAAACAAACTGCGATTTATTCAAAGGTATTATTAGGAACTTCTTCAACTGGATATGATATTTGAACAACTTCATGATATGCTACATGAAGAGCGGTAAAAATCGCTTTAATTGTAGTTTTATTAGAAGGATTAATCGGAATATCAATTGGAGCATTTTTAGGTTTCCATGCCGGAAAATTAATCGATACTATTGTTATGCGTATCATTGGAATTTTCACTTCACCACCAACACTAATTTGAATTTTATTATTTGTTTCTATTTTGGGAGCAAAGGAATGAGCATTAATTTTAGCCCTAACCATCGTTGGATGACCAGGATTTGTAGGAATAACCAGATTATTTGTTATCACAGTTAAAGATGAAGAATACATCACTGCTGCTAAGGCAATCGGTGCATCAACTGGCCGTCAAATCTTTGTTCACTCTCTACCAGCAATTATCGGGAAAATCGCCAACTCATTAGTTAAATCTGTCCCAGGTGTAATTTTATGAATTGCTTCACTAGCCTTCTTAGGGTTCTTTAGAGAAGATGGAGATATTAACTTAGGTCAAATGTTAATTGAAGCATCAGCCGAATCAGGTTCAAACCTTTGAATAACTGCCTTACCAACCATTATTCTTCTACTTCTTTCATTATCACTAAACTTTATTGCCCTAGGAATTCATGATGCCCTTGATCCAAAAGTAATTAGAAAAGGAAGAAAATAATTATGAAATCCAAAGAAACTAATTTAGTTCAAGACGATAAAAAAACTTTATATAAAAACAAAAAAAAGGAAATCGCTCTAACAGGAATTAAAGTTCAAAAACTGCCTGATGATAAAATTCTTGAAGTTAGAAATTTACATGTTAGCTTTTTACAAGGACGTAAGAAAAGTATTCATATTGTCCGTGGGATTGATTTAGATGTTCACCGTGGTCAAATTGTTGGACTTGTTGGTGAATCAGGTTCTGGTAAATCTGTTACATCAAAAACCTTAATTAATGTCAACGAAAATGGTATTATTAGTGCTGATAAAATTCAAATTGATGAGTATGAATTAACAAATATTAAAAAACAAAAATTATGAGAATATATTCGTGGTCAAAAAATAGGTTATATTCCCCAAGACCCACTAACTAGTTTAAATCCAACTAGAAAAGTTGGAGCACAATTGCTTGATGCATTAAACAACAATCAAGATTGAAAAGATAAGTTATATATAGAAAAAAAAGAATATTTGATCCAATTGCTAAAAACTTTTGGATTACGTGAAGCCGAAAAAATCTTTGGTTCATATCCTCACACTTTATCAGGTGGAATGAAGCAAAGAATTGTTATTACCATGGTTGTTGCCTTAAAACCGGATTTAATTATCGCTGATGAACCAACAACTGCTCTTGACCCAACTGTTCAAGCCAGCGTTCTAGCTCTTTTTGAGGATATTAGACAAAAAATGGGAATTTCAATCATTCTAATTAGCCACAACATTTCAGTTATTGCTAAATTTTGTGATTATATTTATGTAATGTATGCCGGTAGAATTGTCGAAAGAGGACTAAAAGAAGAAATCTTCACAGCTCCGGCTCATCCATATACTTGAGCACTAATTAGTGCGATCCCTGAATCAAAGGATGAAAAACTTTATAATATCAAAGGAACTCCTCCTGACATGGCAAATTTACCGCTAGGAGATCCATTTGCACCAAGAAATGATTACGCTTTAGAAATTGATTTTCTAAAAGAACCACCATTAATCGAAATTACTAAAACTCATGCAGCAGCAACATGACTTCTAAGCCCTGATGCTCCAAAAGTTACACTATCAAAAGAATTAACAAAACGTTTAGAATTATTTAAGAAGGCATTTAAAAATGGATAATAGAAAAGAAGAAAACAAAAAAGTTATCTTATCGATAGATAATCTAAAAAAATATTTTATTAGTCAAGGTTATATAAATAAAGCTGTTGATGGTGTTTCTTTTGATTTACATGAAGGTGAAATAATTGGATTAATTGGTGAATCTGGTTCAGGTAAAACAACTGTTGGACGAACAATT
The sequence above is a segment of the [Mycoplasma] phocae genome. Coding sequences within it:
- a CDS encoding OppA family ABC transporter substrate-binding lipoprotein, which gives rise to MKKNLKAWIFGISTLAATAIPLISASCVKPVSLNKKYVFEYNTPLINQAYAFDASRSFGSYSSGQTWQYTGGELIRVQPLNEIEIFNEIVGNEPKIFVQKPTFSRYRLELAKALVLTDKNGEVNVFDSDDVGPEPAPDSTSPEGRKYYRDATVQLTSTNERSVNSLKFTEKLKTAKKFQIVLKDDLNWVNSKGEKTKYQIVAKDFWYSWLRTYSLNDEFRNNPGKGGGSKELDDLVRGKLFEPNSRIYSSDESFSNDYLYTLFGIKVDSFFEKEKFIQKIADQADTYKGKESITFEGMEDKETQFSSFFDKLIIDGDYTFMPAPSQYIDDLNNTKSQFITNFTGVKVSPADEVKIREEIEKLDHSKLAYFAGIYWYGISQESTLYAGPYYLSEAQNSRQIMKKNTHYWEKSWVEADDTIEEIVYLYQSSPIEPKLFSDTSYHKYIQGTVSDIAYSTLSTSQKGEIARNPKKFGLRQIRRKNDKAPYYRMVATPFVNSGLTTYGFNDAYAKMMWGKTVQQIREGETDAKTFISGTGLSFRTILNAAINWDTYASNTSSGQAQSWVAKVPDGANINGSDQSTAKNKTAEDVADIINGLSAIDADGKLIDFGSDLGKSLRPSKNEEAVKDKSNTSDKLKSAGFEKLKAEMKRLIEKFDKDNPTLANQKFQISYLFPFVAAPDNLQKGWKDVIDVIKELNPRIDLEVKYFSDATNPQFQTWRFDGVNGSQIVSWSNDYNGIGSSYDGLSWAAGLIPTLVKIHNDKNEKFKAAFPKIAELAEAVVEHENKNPTNFAIPFLDLDKVETKWIGPKLPIVISQYEFKKNDKGVYEAVKEDGKLKAFTSKDNNKPITEPYSWSSVFWLQFNRSKTNEELTQLMQELATFIPFDFSFGISKGRDVYGKQLINSSYIVPNATGSASYVYQDWRIKKN
- a CDS encoding ABC transporter permease — encoded protein: MDDQLIRTFNKKYKISNTLASKFIFVAEKDKQQTSSIAGKPKKLIVEVLKRFFRNPIVLISLFVFITIILVSLIIPAASSFVAREKITGSDYVRSLPPFYQPNVELVLDSTNDNTFRFWQNISEQAKVDPQYKQWLDFFLSSFKYELVPGSSSIKVNYNAYSLVIAAHINQVINDAKNAGRVLTDADIQAEFAKQTAIYSKVLLGTSSTGYDIWTTSWYATWRAVKIALIVVLLEGLIGISIGAFLGFHAGKLIDTIVMRIIGIFTSPPTLIWILLFVSILGAKEWALILALTIVGWPGFVGITRLFVITVKDEEYITAAKAIGASTGRQIFVHSLPAIIGKIANSLVKSVPGVILWIASLAFLGFFREDGDINLGQMLIEASAESGSNLWITALPTIILLLLSLSLNFIALGIHDALDPKVIRKGRK
- a CDS encoding ABC transporter permease, whose protein sequence is MFRYIRQRILFAIITLFIISFFVFILIAAFGPNPVQQLAEKEFNNPNNKGGTIEAILHRLEVDNGLRYANADGTPGERIPIFVRYFIYIGNIFTKGDFGFVINPANNPDPSNYHTMSQLFFTPLRYTILITLPTFIISTILGITIGVFAGYKRGKWFDNVSNLFVLFFIAVPSFIIAPIAITISIKLGISAVVPRIGDQPFGVVFLAYLPPIIVLSLSSLAAYVTYTRNQVISVLTSNYVLIAKTKGLNPTQIFFKYVLRNISIPLFSLTFGSFIGLLSGSIIIEKYWQVPGTSSVIVSAFPSGEIFVVMFSTLFFTFIALIAEIIVDVSFVLLDPKIKYASASRKNYYLFFKAYLERRKLAKDFYKLEAAKQSANTNHTEGVK
- a CDS encoding ABC transporter ATP-binding protein, producing the protein MKSKETNLVQDDKKTLYKNKKKEIALTGIKVQKLPDDKILEVRNLHVSFLQGRKKSIHIVRGIDLDVHRGQIVGLVGESGSGKSVTSKTLINVNENGIISADKIQIDEYELTNIKKQKLWEYIRGQKIGYIPQDPLTSLNPTRKVGAQLLDALNNNQDWKDKLYIEKKEYLIQLLKTFGLREAEKIFGSYPHTLSGGMKQRIVITMVVALKPDLIIADEPTTALDPTVQASVLALFEDIRQKMGISIILISHNISVIAKFCDYIYVMYAGRIVERGLKEEIFTAPAHPYTWALISAIPESKDEKLYNIKGTPPDMANLPLGDPFAPRNDYALEIDFLKEPPLIEITKTHAAATWLLSPDAPKVTLSKELTKRLELFKKAFKNG